The following proteins are encoded in a genomic region of Cricetulus griseus strain 17A/GY chromosome 7, alternate assembly CriGri-PICRH-1.0, whole genome shotgun sequence:
- the LOC100766528 gene encoding olfactory receptor 1361, with protein MGGTNQSMVSEFLLLGLSRQPQQHQQLLFLLFLIMYLVTVLGNLLIILAIGTDSHLHTPMYFFLSNLSFVDVCFSSTTVPKVLAIHILRNQAISFSGCLTQLYFLCVFADMDNFLLAVMAYDRFVAICHPLHYATKMTHQLCVLLVVGSWVLSSLNALLHTLLMAGLSFCADNIIPQYFCEMTPLLKLSCSDTHLNELMLLVVAGLIMITPFVCILVSYILIACAVLRVSSTSGRWKAFSTCSSHLTVVCLFYGTIISLYFNPSSSHSAGSDMAAAMMYTVVTPMLNPFIYSLRNRDLKRALRRVLTMNLHVPN; from the coding sequence ATGGGAGGCACCAACCAGTCTATGGTCTCTGAGTTCCTCCTCCTGGGACTCTCCAGGCAGCCTcagcagcatcagcagctcctCTTCCTGCTTTTCCTCATCATGTACCTGGTCACTGTCCTGGGAAACCTGCTCATCATCCTGGCCATCGGCACAGACTCCCACCTGcacacccccatgtacttcttcctcagcaACCTGTCctttgtggatgtctgcttctccTCCACCACTGTCCCCAAGGTGCTGGCCATACACATACTCAGGAATCAAGCCATTTCCTTCTCTGGGTGTCTGACACAGctgtattttctttgtgtgtttgctgACATGGACAATTTCCTGCTGGctgtgatggcctatgaccgttTTGTGGCCATATGCCACCCTTTACACTATGCAACCAAGATGACCCATCAGCTCTGTGTCTTGCTGGTGGTCGGGTCGTGGGTGTTATCCAGCCTGAATGCTCTGTTGCACACCCTGCTCATGGCTGGACTCTCATTCTGTGCAGACAACATCATTCCCCAGTACTTCTGTGAAATGACCCCCCTCCTGAAACTCTCCTGCTCTGACACACACCTCAATGAGCTGATGCTTCTTGTTGTCGCAGGCTTGATAATGATCACCCCATTTGTTTGCATCCTCGTGTCTTATATTCTTATTGCTTGTGCTGTCCTGAGAGTCTCATCCACAAGTGGAAGGTGGAAGGCCTTCTCCACCTGCAGCTCCCACCTGACTGTGGTCTGCCTCTTCTATGGAACCATCATATCCCTGTATTTCAacccctcctcctctcactcAGCTGGGAGTGACATGGCAGCTGCCATGATGTACACAGTGGTGACCCCCATGCTGAACCCtttcatctacagcctgaggaacaggGACCTGAAAAGGGCTTTAAGGAGAGTGCTTACCATGAA
- the LOC107980311 gene encoding glyceraldehyde-3-phosphate dehydrogenase-like produces the protein MVKVGVNGFGRIGLLVTRAAFTSGKVDIVAINDPFIDLNYMVYMFQYDSTHGKFKGTVKAENGKLVISGKAITIFQERDPANIKWGDAGAEYVVESTGVFTTMEKAGAHLKGGSRGSSSPPLLLMPP, from the coding sequence ATGGTGAAGGTCGGTGTGAACGGATTTGGCCGTATTGGACTCCTGGTTACCAGGGCTGCCTTCACTTCTGGCAAAGTGGACATTGTTGCCATCAATGACCCCTTCATTGACCTCAACTACATGGTCTACATGTTCCAGTATGACTCTACCCATGGCAAGTTCAAAGGCACAGTCAAGGCTGAGAATGGGAAGCTTGTCATCAGCGGGAAGGCCATCACCATCTTCCAGGAGCGAGATCCTGCCAACATCAAATGGGGTGATGCTGGCGCCGAGTATGTTGTGGAATCTACTGGCGTCTTCACCACCATGGAGAAGGCTGGGGCCCACTTGAAGGGCGGGTCAAGAGGGTCATCATCTCCGCCCCTTCTGCTGATGCCCCCATGA